A part of Sulfurifustis variabilis genomic DNA contains:
- a CDS encoding PilX N-terminal domain-containing pilus assembly protein produces MNNRESIHLTVAAASPPRHRGRAARPPVGRQCGTALVMALVILLVLTILGISAMDTGSLQAVMARNTQDTHRAFEAAESGLSRAMNTAGSFDLYNPVTNDFDFGSGTYKAKATVTTEFLAFSPPKRGSGYSAINFDSANFDQKSTGEVAATSAKTALHQGVSQIVNKSE; encoded by the coding sequence ATGAATAATCGCGAGTCTATCCACCTTACCGTCGCGGCTGCCTCGCCGCCGAGGCATCGCGGCAGAGCCGCTCGCCCCCCTGTCGGTCGACAGTGCGGCACGGCGCTCGTGATGGCCCTCGTCATCCTGCTCGTGCTCACCATACTGGGGATCTCGGCGATGGATACGGGCTCGCTGCAGGCCGTCATGGCGCGCAACACGCAAGACACGCACCGGGCCTTCGAGGCGGCGGAATCCGGGCTCAGCAGAGCGATGAATACCGCCGGCAGTTTCGATCTTTACAACCCCGTCACGAACGACTTTGACTTCGGATCCGGCACCTACAAAGCCAAGGCAACCGTAACGACGGAGTTTCTCGCCTTTTCCCCACCCAAGCGGGGATCCGGCTACAGCGCGATCAACTTCGATTCCGCGAACTTCGACCAGAAGAGCACGGGCGAGGTCGCCGCGACCAGCGCCAAGACAGCCCTGCACCAAGGGGTCAGCCAGATCGTGAACAAGTCCGAATAA
- a CDS encoding PilW family protein encodes MRTPLRNMHGVNLVELMVAMTIGLLILAAVSTLLLDSKRSYVMQDGMARLQENARHAMQTIMRDLRMAGYYGCADEITSVTNTLNGSSGGEAFDVSNPIQGSDDRSNWYPLASPAVPPPTDMLAGTDAIAIRYLDPNTEVDVDEPFMPTTSAALHTSGSGLKVGEIVFVNDCSAGALFQITGPGNMGDAVTGTVVHNTGSDGDSKVPGNSTKNLGKIFEDDAKIAKYYYALYYVKESEVSGQPALHRITLITEGDEVKTKEYELVEGIEDLQLLYGEDTVNGDRVPDVYRKANEVTNWSNVVSARIGLVARSLAHTDSGSKEYRPFIDTTPGYDVDGDGEYDPNYDDGPKNDNYQRRVFRTTVVLRNLQ; translated from the coding sequence ATGCGGACACCGCTGCGCAACATGCACGGCGTGAATCTGGTTGAACTGATGGTCGCGATGACCATCGGCCTGCTCATTCTTGCCGCGGTGTCGACGCTGTTACTGGACAGCAAACGAAGCTACGTGATGCAGGACGGAATGGCGCGTCTCCAGGAAAACGCCCGACACGCCATGCAGACGATCATGCGAGACCTGCGCATGGCGGGCTACTACGGATGCGCCGATGAAATCACCAGCGTCACGAACACGCTGAACGGCTCGTCTGGTGGCGAAGCCTTCGACGTCAGCAACCCGATACAGGGCTCCGATGACAGGAGCAATTGGTATCCGCTGGCTTCCCCGGCCGTCCCTCCGCCCACCGATATGCTTGCGGGCACGGATGCAATCGCCATCCGTTACCTCGACCCCAACACGGAAGTCGATGTCGATGAACCGTTCATGCCGACGACCTCGGCGGCGCTTCATACCAGCGGCTCGGGCCTCAAGGTCGGTGAAATTGTTTTCGTGAACGACTGCAGCGCCGGCGCCCTCTTTCAGATCACGGGCCCCGGGAACATGGGGGACGCTGTCACCGGCACGGTCGTGCACAACACCGGTTCTGACGGCGACAGCAAAGTGCCGGGCAACTCCACGAAGAATCTCGGCAAGATTTTCGAAGATGACGCGAAAATCGCAAAGTACTACTACGCGCTCTATTACGTAAAGGAGAGCGAGGTATCCGGCCAGCCTGCGCTTCACCGGATTACGCTGATTACCGAGGGAGACGAAGTCAAGACCAAGGAGTACGAGCTCGTCGAAGGCATCGAAGACCTCCAGCTGCTGTATGGCGAGGACACTGTGAACGGCGATCGGGTACCCGATGTTTATCGCAAAGCCAACGAGGTCACAAACTGGAGCAACGTGGTCAGCGCCAGGATCGGATTGGTCGCACGAAGCCTCGCGCACACCGACAGCGGAAGCAAAGAATATAGGCCGTTCATAGATACGACACCCGGATATGACGTGGACGGCGATGGCGAATACGACCCGAATTATGACGATGGGCCGAAGAACGATAACTACCAGCGCCGAGTATTTCGAACCACGGTGGTTCTACGGAACCTGCAATGA
- the pilV gene encoding type IV pilus modification protein PilV, whose protein sequence is MRNSRFSGFTLVEVLIALLVLSLGLLGLALLQVQAMQLNTDGYLRTQASMLAYELIDRIRANPKAASYYHIPDETAINSKKGAYDSCAASTCKCDAVVCDSNTMATYDVGKWYQDQARILPQGNERSTVTKDGNQYTIVMRWMERDFAVQQEWVVEL, encoded by the coding sequence ATGCGGAATAGCCGATTTTCCGGATTTACGTTGGTCGAGGTGCTCATCGCCCTGCTGGTGCTTTCGCTCGGGCTCCTGGGTCTCGCGCTGTTGCAGGTTCAAGCGATGCAGCTGAACACCGACGGTTACTTGCGCACCCAGGCCTCGATGCTCGCGTATGAACTGATCGACCGCATCCGCGCCAACCCCAAGGCGGCAAGCTATTACCACATTCCGGATGAAACCGCGATCAACAGCAAGAAAGGCGCATACGACTCCTGCGCAGCCAGCACCTGCAAGTGCGATGCGGTGGTCTGCGACAGCAACACAATGGCTACTTACGACGTCGGCAAGTGGTACCAGGACCAGGCGCGCATCCTGCCGCAGGGTAATGAGCGTTCGACGGTCACCAAAGACGGTAATCAGTACACGATTGTGATGCGGTGGATGGAGCGCGATTTCGCGGTACAGCAGGAATGGGTGGTCGAGCTATGA
- a CDS encoding GspH/FimT family pseudopilin, whose amino-acid sequence MALERKLRRYSKAPFVCQKEPFVCIYLQDKYPFVPAFMPSVGFRHFCRSMAGFNLVELMATLVVIGVLLGVGLPAINRFVESNRLTSATNNLISDLSVARTEAVKRGLRVGVCTSTDASTCSASTWERGWLVFVDKDGNSAWTAGTDEVVRARESLPGSMAASSVLSTGGGINLSLYDRQGAVPALRATDTDDAIEYSFCNTKLGRGRKVTVNEFGRHTLANIDC is encoded by the coding sequence ATGGCTTTAGAGAGAAAGTTACGCAGGTACTCGAAGGCTCCTTTTGTCTGCCAAAAGGAACCGTTCGTCTGCATTTATCTGCAGGATAAATATCCGTTCGTCCCCGCTTTTATGCCGTCGGTCGGTTTTCGGCATTTTTGCAGGTCTATGGCCGGGTTTAACCTCGTCGAGCTTATGGCCACCCTGGTGGTTATCGGGGTTCTGCTTGGTGTTGGTTTGCCGGCGATTAACAGGTTTGTAGAAAGCAATCGGCTCACGTCGGCGACAAACAACCTTATCTCGGATCTCAGCGTGGCCCGCACCGAGGCGGTGAAGCGCGGCTTAAGGGTCGGGGTTTGCACCTCGACCGACGCGTCAACGTGTTCCGCCTCCACCTGGGAGCGCGGTTGGCTCGTATTCGTAGACAAAGACGGCAACTCGGCCTGGACGGCAGGAACCGACGAGGTCGTCCGCGCGAGAGAAAGCCTACCCGGTTCCATGGCCGCCAGCTCCGTTCTGTCGACGGGGGGTGGCATCAATCTCTCCCTCTACGACCGGCAGGGGGCCGTACCCGCGCTAAGGGCCACCGATACAGACGACGCCATCGAGTACTCCTTCTGTAACACGAAGCTCGGCCGGGGCCGCAAGGTCACGGTCAACGAGTTCGGCCGCCACACGCTCGCGAACATCGACTGTTAG
- a CDS encoding Fur family transcriptional regulator gives MMHAHATEHGKRLSQPEIVALLRGRGINPTTQRIQIVRVLFERGTHLSAEDVFRAVNAESHHVSKATVYNTLGLLAEKGVVREVIADPTRIFYDPNTAPHHHLYDEGTGQLTDIDAGEVQVSGLPELPEGAMLQGVDVIVRFRAK, from the coding sequence ATGATGCACGCACACGCGACCGAGCACGGCAAAAGACTTTCTCAACCCGAGATCGTCGCCCTGCTTCGTGGTCGGGGTATCAATCCGACCACGCAGCGGATTCAGATCGTCAGGGTTCTCTTCGAGCGCGGGACGCACCTGTCGGCCGAGGACGTCTTCAGGGCGGTCAACGCCGAGTCGCACCACGTGTCAAAGGCGACCGTCTATAACACGCTCGGGCTCCTCGCCGAGAAGGGCGTGGTCCGGGAGGTGATCGCGGACCCGACGCGTATCTTCTACGATCCCAATACGGCGCCGCATCACCATCTCTACGACGAGGGAACCGGACAGCTGACGGACATCGACGCCGGCGAAGTGCAGGTGAGTGGCCTCCCCGAGTTACCCGAGGGCGCCATGCTTCAGGGCGTCGACGTGATCGTCCGCTTCCGCGCCAAGTAG
- a CDS encoding dodecin family protein has translation MAIVKVIEVLAQSDKSWEDAAHSALQEASKTVRNIKSIYVKELQAKVENNRISEYRVNAKISFVVE, from the coding sequence ATGGCGATCGTCAAGGTCATCGAGGTGTTGGCTCAGTCGGACAAGAGCTGGGAAGACGCGGCCCATAGCGCGCTCCAGGAGGCGTCTAAAACGGTGCGAAACATCAAATCGATTTACGTCAAGGAGTTGCAGGCGAAGGTGGAGAACAACCGCATTTCCGAATATCGCGTCAATGCGAAGATTTCATTCGTAGTGGAGTGA
- a CDS encoding zinc ribbon-containing protein → MIAEAAYFRAAARGFRGGDPVQDWLAAEAEIDQALPPPERQTEERAIYEQLREEIERRFAEMRGAVNADGVRAAVDRAVVQLKEMGGYTADAINKVADTVKKDLASAAVKMGPEWQRFSAKSADSFAVWRDRGRGFLAGAATAVGEWLQQAGRRFEQQSYRAGEMTASGSFECTACGEKLSLAQPGHLPPCPNCRNLEFRRL, encoded by the coding sequence ATGATCGCCGAGGCAGCCTACTTCCGCGCGGCCGCGCGCGGTTTTCGGGGCGGGGACCCGGTGCAGGACTGGCTGGCTGCCGAGGCCGAGATCGACCAGGCGCTGCCGCCGCCCGAGCGGCAGACCGAGGAGCGGGCGATTTACGAACAGCTGCGGGAGGAGATCGAACGCCGTTTCGCCGAGATGCGCGGCGCGGTGAACGCCGACGGCGTGCGCGCCGCGGTCGACCGCGCCGTCGTTCAGCTCAAGGAGATGGGTGGCTATACCGCCGACGCAATCAACAAGGTCGCCGATACCGTGAAAAAGGATCTCGCCAGCGCCGCGGTCAAGATGGGTCCGGAATGGCAGAGGTTTTCGGCAAAGTCGGCGGATTCCTTCGCCGTGTGGCGTGACCGGGGCCGTGGCTTTCTGGCCGGCGCGGCGACGGCGGTGGGCGAATGGCTTCAACAGGCCGGGCGCCGATTCGAGCAGCAGTCCTACCGGGCCGGTGAAATGACGGCAAGCGGGAGCTTCGAATGCACGGCGTGCGGGGAAAAGCTGAGCCTCGCACAACCCGGGCATCTGCCGCCGTGCCCGAATTGCCGAAACCTGGAATTTCGTCGTTTGTAG
- a CDS encoding single-stranded DNA-binding protein yields the protein MADALAQSAPGSDELDLLLAVLPDSLRRSLTDTDRTALTEIVMDLGRPAAARIDGRTRALSQRAVRPEDLAHVIDRIGEFTEDNRAGIARTLHRIAALRNRKGQIVGLTLRVGRAVHGTIDILRDLLESGRNLLILGRPGIGKTTKLREAARVLADDLSRRVIVIDTSNEVAGDGDIPHPAIGEARRMQVPHPERQHAVMIEAVENHMPEVIVVDEIGTEAEAAAARTIAERGVQLIGTAHGNTLENLVMNPTLSDLVGGVHVVTLSDDEARRRGSPKTVTERRAPPTFDIVVEIVERDEVVVHRDTALAVDRLLEGMDPGGERRTRGTTVRAREIADERRPSEEAGVAERLPPSHEKTVRVYPYALSRDLLERVIRDLRVNARAARRPEDSDLIVALRSRAEDARLTRLVDATGLPLHVVKSNTTAQLRRVLQNVFNVMQGFDDEEVKDAVREVEHAIQRVLNEGVEVALAPRRPMIRRMQHRMIVRYHLDAEAAGREPLKHLVIHPRRH from the coding sequence ATGGCGGACGCCCTCGCCCAATCTGCTCCGGGCAGCGACGAGCTGGATCTCCTCCTGGCCGTACTGCCCGATTCCCTGCGCCGGAGCCTGACCGATACGGACCGCACCGCACTCACCGAGATCGTCATGGACCTCGGGCGGCCCGCTGCCGCGCGGATCGACGGGCGCACCAGGGCGCTCTCGCAGCGCGCCGTCCGGCCGGAGGACCTCGCCCACGTCATCGACCGTATCGGCGAGTTCACCGAGGACAATCGGGCCGGGATCGCCCGAACCCTGCACCGGATTGCGGCCCTCCGAAACCGGAAGGGTCAGATCGTCGGGCTGACACTGCGTGTCGGACGGGCGGTCCACGGCACGATCGACATCCTGCGCGACCTGCTCGAAAGCGGGCGTAACCTCCTCATCCTCGGCCGGCCGGGAATCGGCAAGACGACCAAGCTGCGCGAAGCGGCGCGCGTACTCGCCGACGATCTGAGCCGGCGCGTCATCGTGATCGACACTTCGAACGAGGTCGCAGGCGACGGTGACATCCCCCATCCCGCCATCGGAGAAGCCCGCCGCATGCAGGTCCCCCATCCCGAGCGCCAGCACGCGGTGATGATCGAGGCGGTGGAAAACCACATGCCCGAGGTGATCGTCGTGGACGAGATCGGCACCGAGGCGGAAGCGGCGGCGGCACGCACGATTGCCGAACGCGGCGTGCAGCTGATCGGAACGGCGCACGGCAACACGCTCGAAAACCTCGTCATGAACCCGACGCTCTCCGACCTGGTCGGCGGCGTGCACGTGGTCACGCTGTCGGACGACGAGGCGCGCCGCCGCGGTTCGCCCAAGACCGTCACCGAGCGCCGCGCGCCGCCGACCTTCGATATCGTGGTTGAAATCGTCGAGCGCGACGAGGTCGTCGTCCATCGCGACACCGCGCTCGCGGTCGACCGGCTGCTGGAAGGCATGGACCCGGGCGGCGAGCGCCGCACACGGGGAACGACCGTACGCGCGCGCGAGATCGCCGACGAACGCCGGCCCTCCGAGGAAGCCGGCGTTGCCGAACGTCTCCCGCCCTCCCACGAAAAGACGGTACGCGTCTATCCCTACGCGCTCAGTCGCGACCTGCTCGAGCGCGTGATACGCGACCTGCGGGTCAATGCCCGGGCCGCACGACGCCCGGAGGACTCAGATCTCATAGTGGCCCTGCGATCGCGCGCGGAAGATGCCCGACTCACGCGCCTGGTCGATGCCACCGGACTGCCCCTGCACGTCGTGAAGAGCAACACCACGGCACAGCTGCGCCGTGTGCTCCAAAACGTCTTCAACGTCATGCAGGGCTTCGACGACGAAGAGGTGAAAGACGCCGTTCGCGAGGTCGAGCACGCGATACAGCGAGTACTGAACGAAGGCGTGGAAGTCGCGCTTGCGCCCCGCCGGCCGATGATACGCCGCATGCAGCACCGCATGATCGTCCGCTACCATCTCGACGCGGAAGCGGCCGGGCGCGAACCGCTGAAGCATCTGGTCATCCACCCGAGACGCCACTGA
- a CDS encoding BCAM0308 family protein, whose protein sequence is MGTKSANGPNHRRRDRLLREYEHDTYKMRGKPREPAVCPECRAVYHKGRWQWSPPSQDAQPLVCPACQRMHDRCPAGFLALNGPFFASHRDEILHLAHNVEAREKGLHPLRRIIGLEDHDDGVLITTTTMGTARSIGTAVHHAYKGELDYRYTDESNILRVNWRR, encoded by the coding sequence ATGGGCACGAAGAGCGCGAACGGTCCGAACCACCGGCGACGCGACAGGCTGCTGCGCGAGTATGAGCACGACACCTACAAGATGCGCGGCAAGCCCCGAGAACCGGCCGTATGCCCGGAGTGCCGCGCCGTTTACCACAAGGGGAGATGGCAGTGGTCACCGCCTTCGCAGGATGCGCAGCCTCTCGTCTGCCCCGCGTGCCAGCGCATGCACGACCGCTGCCCGGCCGGATTTCTCGCCCTGAACGGACCTTTTTTCGCTTCGCACCGCGACGAGATCCTGCATCTCGCCCACAACGTGGAGGCACGCGAGAAAGGACTGCATCCGCTTCGGCGCATCATCGGGCTGGAGGACCACGACGACGGCGTGCTTATTACTACCACGACCATGGGAACGGCGCGCTCCATCGGTACCGCCGTGCACCATGCCTACAAGGGAGAGCTCGACTATCGCTATACGGATGAGTCGAACATCCTGAGAGTGAACTGGCGGCGTTGA
- a CDS encoding ribonuclease Z produces the protein MRPLFHPQLVNDAFGDPGLYVEFMFERRALLFDLGDLGGLSTRRVLRVTDVFVSHAHMDHFIGFDYLLRLHLGRGKRLRLYGPPGFAAQVGHKLAAYTWNLVHRYEAQLVFEVLEVHPDGNAFVREFSSSSAFRHANERPFKLVDGVLFDEPALRVRTVFLEHGTSVLAFALEEKAHVNVWKNRLQEMGLPMGPWLHALKRAVLAGLPDETLVRVPGATARDLPLGMLREHLVRVVPGQKIAYIVDCDFSTANVRRIVSLARDADWLYVESPFLHEDVAHATRKHHLTTRQAGWLAREARAKRTVPFHFSPKYRDREAQLRSEVEESAAIGALT, from the coding sequence ATGCGGCCGCTGTTCCACCCTCAGCTGGTCAACGACGCTTTCGGCGATCCCGGACTGTACGTGGAGTTCATGTTCGAGCGGCGCGCCCTGCTCTTCGATCTCGGCGACCTCGGCGGGCTGAGCACGCGCCGTGTGCTGCGGGTGACGGACGTCTTCGTCTCCCACGCGCACATGGACCACTTCATCGGCTTCGATTACCTCCTTCGGCTTCACCTCGGCCGCGGCAAGCGGCTGCGCCTCTACGGCCCGCCGGGTTTCGCGGCCCAGGTCGGACACAAGCTGGCCGCGTACACGTGGAACCTGGTGCACCGCTACGAGGCGCAGCTCGTTTTCGAGGTCCTGGAGGTGCATCCCGACGGTAACGCCTTCGTCCGCGAGTTCTCGTCCTCTTCCGCGTTCCGGCACGCGAACGAGCGACCATTCAAGCTCGTGGACGGCGTATTGTTCGACGAACCGGCCCTTCGCGTTCGGACAGTCTTCCTCGAGCACGGCACCTCGGTTCTCGCCTTCGCCCTGGAAGAGAAGGCCCACGTCAACGTCTGGAAGAATCGGCTGCAGGAAATGGGCCTTCCTATGGGACCGTGGCTGCACGCGCTCAAGCGGGCGGTGCTCGCCGGCCTCCCCGATGAGACTCTCGTCCGCGTGCCCGGCGCAACCGCGCGCGATCTCCCCCTGGGGATGCTGCGGGAACACCTGGTCCGGGTGGTCCCCGGACAGAAGATCGCGTACATCGTCGACTGCGACTTCAGCACGGCCAACGTACGACGTATCGTGTCGCTTGCGCGGGACGCCGATTGGCTCTACGTGGAGTCGCCCTTTCTCCACGAGGACGTCGCGCACGCGACGCGGAAACACCACTTGACGACACGTCAGGCCGGCTGGCTTGCGCGCGAGGCGCGCGCGAAACGGACGGTGCCGTTTCATTTCTCACCCAAGTACCGCGACCGCGAGGCGCAATTGCGAAGCGAGGTGGAAGAGTCCGCCGCGATCGGCGCTTTGACGTGA
- a CDS encoding DUF6763 family protein, which translates to MAEAEPIESQWYQHRDKGHRFQVLAADRDAGTIDIQHFDGDIEEIDFDQWAELEVEAIEAPEDWTGPMDDVEVDDLGYTETDMNERDWEEPLEERGRRNSEEEPEGG; encoded by the coding sequence ATGGCAGAAGCGGAACCGATCGAGTCGCAGTGGTATCAGCATCGGGACAAGGGACACCGGTTTCAGGTGCTGGCCGCCGACCGCGACGCGGGGACGATCGACATCCAGCACTTCGACGGCGACATCGAGGAAATCGATTTCGACCAGTGGGCCGAGCTGGAAGTCGAGGCGATCGAAGCGCCCGAGGACTGGACGGGCCCGATGGACGACGTCGAGGTGGACGACCTCGGTTACACGGAAACCGACATGAACGAGCGCGACTGGGAAGAACCGCTCGAGGAACGGGGTCGCCGGAACAGCGAGGAAGAGCCCGAAGGCGGCTGA
- a CDS encoding aminoacyl-tRNA deacylase: MTIAKTVENYLQQNRVAYDVVPHPHTSSTRGTVQTAHVPADRVAKAVVLHDAGGGGYVMAVVPGSRHVSVKTLSKKLGRELNLAGEDSLVPVFKDCAVGAIPPLGPAYGMETIVDDSLVGVPEIYFEAGDHEELIRVKGEQFLSLLREARHGQFTH, from the coding sequence ATGACCATCGCGAAGACCGTCGAGAACTACCTGCAGCAGAACCGGGTCGCCTATGACGTCGTTCCCCACCCGCACACGAGCTCCACGCGCGGCACGGTGCAGACCGCGCATGTCCCGGCCGACCGCGTCGCCAAGGCCGTGGTGCTGCACGATGCCGGCGGGGGTGGTTACGTGATGGCGGTCGTTCCCGGCAGCCGGCACGTAAGCGTCAAGACGCTTTCGAAGAAGCTGGGCCGGGAGCTCAACCTTGCCGGCGAGGACAGCCTCGTGCCCGTCTTCAAGGACTGCGCGGTCGGCGCGATCCCGCCGCTGGGGCCGGCGTACGGCATGGAAACCATCGTCGACGACAGCCTGGTCGGGGTGCCGGAGATCTATTTCGAGGCCGGCGACCACGAGGAGCTGATCCGCGTGAAGGGCGAGCAGTTCCTTTCGCTCCTGCGCGAGG